From the genome of Canis aureus isolate CA01 chromosome 29, VMU_Caureus_v.1.0, whole genome shotgun sequence:
ATTAGTTAAATTCAAACACTTCAGTTTAAGAGCAAagtctttttattgtttaaaacatGTCACagaataagatttattttttcaagtgaaGTTTTAAGATACtcaatcttttctattctctctgGTGATAACACTTTAATACATCATACATGCACAGCAGAGATTGAAGTTCATTATAATCAATCCTACTCACTCTACTTcaatttaaataagttaataggTTGGAGAAAGAACCGCTCTGGCTGCAAAGTTTGGTCCAATTTTGAACTTCTCAACTCAAGTAAATTATAGTTTATCTCCTCTAGATCAACCACTAATGCTATTCAGAAAGAGattataattacttttaattatactttttaaatagtgGTACATATTGTTAGTCCACAGACCTATATCTGAAATGCATAACGACATGGATATACTTTTCATTCATCCTTTTCTATTTATCAATTAGAAACAGATTATAAAGGGAGCAAGCATAAGTAACTATTAACAGGGAAActactacatttttaaagaattactgtCATTCAATTAGTCAAATCAGTAAGCATTTTTCCATTGCCAGCTAAACAGTCTTCTTTCAATTCCACTGGAGCTCCTATGTTTGGGCTTTACATTATACCATATGCAAGGCCAAGTCAAGCCTTTATTTTTAAGGCACTTAAAGGTTTCCTTCTATATAGTAAGAATAGTTACATTAAAacataaagacaagaaaaaaaaatcaattgtaacaaaatctgttttcttaGAAACAGGTTTTACAACTTTGCACCCATGGATGACTTTGTTACTTTATATAAAACATCTTCCCAGTACAAAAATCTATTAGCCCAAATAGAAAATGCTTCTCTTTTAAAACTGttacaattaaaaatgaacaaaaatccaACTAAAATCACAAGTCCTGAAACTCTGGGACTCAAGTCAAAGGAAGTAGTCTCCAGCAACAAGGATAATAAAAATCAAGATGGTCTTGGGCAGTGGAGAAAGGCAGAACTGAAGAGAAGAGGCGAGGTGATGTATCATGAAGTGATGAGGCCATCAGCTATTTTCTCCACAAAAATCTCTGAGGCAGCAGAGCTCGGTGATATATGCTACCTTGGTTTTCTCCTCCTGTTCCCTCACTTGGGCTCATAAACCTCTTTAAGACATCATCCACCTCTCCAGAACTAACTGGGACTTCAGGAGATGAGTGGGGTGTAAGTTCAGAGATCCTGGTTTCAAGCAAATGTCCCTATTAATAGAAAATAggtgagggaaggggaaagaaaaacaaataaaggaagaaaattatttataaacacGCACGTTTGGGGGAAGTAGGGAAAGGGAAATAGGAATGTCAACTTAGGTCCTGCAGAGATTACTGCTGACATCAAGGATTGACTAAGGAGGTGGGAAACAGGAAGCTGCCCACCAGTTCACAGATCAGTGAGCATCCCCTTTTCTACGCACTACACCCCAGAGCCAGGTAGGCCCAAATCCAGACGATGGTTCAATTTCCTtaacaaaactaagctaaaagTAGTAATCCTATCTGTAGCTAACCACTCAAGTTAAATCTGTATTTAGGGAAAGATAAATCCTAAACCAGTGTCtcacataacaaaaaaaaattaccaaatatcATATTCATCGGTTCatttactttaacattttttctgaGCCCTTTCTAGGTAAATGCCAAGTTGACAGTTGAGCATGGAAAGTAAGTCAtgctaaaacacaaaaacaaggggagcctgggtggctcagctggttaagtgtctgccttcaactcaggtcatgatcccaggtcctgggatggagccctttgGCAGGCGGCTCCCTGCTCGGGGGTgagtcttctccttctccctctgtcctttgccCCTGTGCCCAtagctctaataaataaataaataaataaatgaataaataaataaataaataaaatatcaaaaaaaatcaaaaacccacaaaaacaaaatcaagaacaCTTATAGGTAGGATACGTGGAATTTCTAAAGCGAGAAAAACTGTACCAGGTGTTACAGAAAATTGGGTTACGGTCTCCCAAGAAGGATGAGAAATAAgaagtggggtggaggggtgtGTGAAAGATACTAATAGCAGCTTGCACCAAAACAGGGCTTTTCGTATGTTAAATCATTTAATCTCCACAACTCCACGAGAGAGACGTACGGCTAGCTCTCCCCTACTGACCAAGAAGGAGAAAGCTGAGAGAGGTTTAACaaactttcctttgttttttttttttttttttttaattaagaaacttTCCTAAGTGCCCCGACTtttaagtgacagagctgggatccGAACCCTGGCACCGTGGCTCTTAACCGGCCTGTTCTGCCGCCTGGGATACTATCATTGCTAACAAAACAACAGGACTGTGTATCGCAGAcccatgttgttgttgttgttgttgttgttgttgttgttttctcaatttttttttttttttggacccatGATCTTGATGCATCCACTCGCTCCGTTTGAAAACTCGCATCTCCCTTTCACAAACGAGACAAAAAAACAACACGAAAACCGAGGACTCCGAGAAACGTGCCCAAGGTAGTGCAAGGGACGGGGCGGTGAGGCGCGGACGCCAGCCCAGGAGGCTCTTCCCGGCGCTCCACGAGCCAGCCCGGACGGTCCCTTAACCCTGCGCCGAGTGCAGCTGCGTCGCTCCGCGAGGGCCCCGGCACCACCTGGCGCCTTAGAGacgctcccccgccccgcccccgagccTCGGCGCCCCCGGGGCCACCCCCGCCCGCCGGGTCAGGGCTCTCACCAGGTGGGAGTCGGGGGACCCTCGCAATCTTGCCGGTGATCTCTGCCGTGAGCACCGCGAAGTCCTGCTCGTAGCCTTCGAAGTCGGATGACATGGCGGCTCCGGAGTGACGGCCCCGGGCCGGAGCCCAGGTCGTGGCAGGGGCCACGCGGGACAGAGGAACGCGGTGTCAGGACCCCGGGAGGCGGCCTCGGGAGCAGAGCGGGGAGAACCGGGGACAGCTCCCAACCCGGCCGCTTCCTGGTTGTTCGTCGCAATCACagtcccccccacccgccccggaATTTGCCTTGGGTGCGTTGTTTTTTGTCCGCTCGGGcttcaagatttaaaaattcgCGAAAGAATAGCGCTTCTATtactgccccccctcccccaacaagAAGCTTTCGGAAACCTGAGGAttcttgggggggtgggggtcactggAAGCTTTTTTTTTGGCCCTTCTATCTCCTGAAAATAGAGCTCTAAGTCGCAGGAACTTGCTTCCCGAGGGAAGTCTGATGCGGCGAACCTCCCGGAAGTGGCTGTCGCGGGGACCGCGCACTGGGCGCGAGCGGGAGAGCAGCGGCCGGAGCGCCGGCTGGGGAGACGCGCTGGCGGCGCGGCGGGCTCCGCGCTGCAGCCCCGGACAACCGAGATCTGCTTTACTGCTTGCGCGGGCCTGACTTTCCCGTGACGGGGTTGTCCGCGGAGGAGAAGACCCGTTCCGGGTGAGCCCAGGCCGCCCCGGAAATGCGATGGCCGAGGAGCGGGTACCGAGGACCAGGCTGAGAGGTGGGAGTCCAGGCAAGGGGTGGAATCATGATTCGGGCGGTGattcgcccccccccccccccgagtgaGCCCAGAAGCTCCAGAATGTTGAAACCAACCACGCTGGGCGGGATGCTCGTCCCCCGAGCGAGAACCTGGAAGCGCTCTGTTCTGCGGCGCGGGCGGGAAATTGAGGCTCGAGCAGTGGCATCTGTTGCGCGAAGCCCCTTATGACCCTGTAGCCGAGATCCTCCCGCCGATCCACGGCTGCCCAGCCCGACACACCCTTCCACGGGTCTTCCGGCGCCCTGCATCCTGCCTTTCCTGTCCCTCGCTCCGGAGGCACTTCCTCatcgtgttttgttttgttttgtttttctttcttttcccccaaatattttctttcgTGTTCATCCTCCTGTGTTCCTCGAggcccgtcccctcccctcctttcacTCTGTCTTTGCTTTCACTCGCTCGCCTCTTAACCTTCGGCCCAAATAGACCCTTAAGTTGGGTGTTTTGGCGCGAGCCCAGGCCAACGTGTAGACCGTGTCGGGCTCCTCCTACCTGGCGAATCGAGCCTCGGTTGTTGGAGGCTGTTTGAAACTTCGTAAAAGGATTTCAGCGACTTGGTTCGTAGTGTAGGCTCAGCTGTTACTTGTGAGCTTGGTGCAAGCACGTAGCCTCCTCTCCGGGCCAGATTTCTTCTTCTTCGATGCAGGAAGCCATTGATTCCATCAACCCTCAAGCCCTCTGCTCCAGCTCTAAAACTCTTGGGTCTCCTCCCACCACTCGCTGAACGCCGGACAAGCACTGTTCCCCTGATAAATTGGAGACAAAGGCATAAAAACAACTGTTTTAGAATCAAGTATCCAGTTTATGTACCGTTCAGACTCGAGCCCTACATTggatcagataaaaataattctctttggCGTTTGATGAGGCGCTCGTCCCATAGCAGTGCGCTTGTGAGATGCTTTGGTTTAGATGGTTATGGGCGTTAAAtgtaatacaattttttttttttcttttaactgaactttctcattttgttttctttaggttgGGTTTCGAGCCAAGACCCTGGATTCTCCTAGTTCACATTAAAGAGCTCTGAGGGTGTACCCGTGAAAATGGCGTGATCTGCATTGGCCTCCCACAATTTGAAGGCATGGCAGTTAAGGAACACACGTGGACTCGTGGCACATGGAAATGTGTgcacagaaaaaggaaatctatGATTTTCTAAAAGTAGGAAGGCATTCTTCCTCACCAAAATGGATACATTCTGCTCAGTTATCAAGTTTGAAAATCTCCAAGAACTAAAGAGACTGTGTCACTGGGGTCCCATCATAGCCCTCGGTGTTATAGCAATATGTTCCACAATGGCCATGATTGACTCTGTGTTGTGGTATTGGCCTTTACATACAACTGGAGGAAGCGTGAATTTCATTATGTTGATAAACTGGACTGTCATGATTCTTTATAACTACTTCAATGCCATGTTTATTGGTCCTGGCTTTGTCCCTTTGGGGTGGAAACCGGTAAGAAAAAGATCCTTTAAGATAAGGAACTCTAATGATAATCATATATTTAGTTTATGGTTTATCTACTAACCAATAATATCAGACACAACCTTCTTTTTGCCTTGGTGGAGGTTAAGCATATTATTCGAATTACCGATCATTTAAAGCTCAAAGTGTTTATTTTGTATCTGTTGGAAAGTATTAATCTAAATTAGTATTTCCCAGCAGAGTTTTAGTGAATACTTGTCCtgcattaaaaggaataaaaaaagaagaagaagaagaagaaggctgtTGAATCAATAGttctaaatttaagaaataatgcaTGTCATGCACCTCTTAAAATTTCACAATGCAGTTTGGCTCTAGGATCTTTATTCATGTAATACATTAACAGCCCTCAGAACTGAGAAAAACTCTTTAGAAATTGCTGGCTTAAATCGTAAGATTTTAAAACCATAACATTAGGAAGTACAGTATGAATcaatttatgactttttaaaaattatagaaagttTAATGAATTTCCATATTGCTTGCTGAGGACTACCACCTGatagcttgttagaaatgcagaatcttggtCCCTACTGCAGACCTAGAAATCAGAATcagcatttaacaaaatccctACATGATTCTTAGGTACGTTAATGTTGGAAAAACACTTAGGAGTGTACTATTTAAAGTGGGTACAGAGATGAGTAAGACAATTTCATATTCTGAAAAACCTTGTAATTGCAGAAAGAAACCATGGCACTTGTATAAGTAACTAAACTATAGAAAAGAATGGGATGAACGCTGTTGAAGCTAGAAGGACCTGATCTTTTTCAGCTGTGGACCTGAGGGAGGAGTGGAAATTTCCGTGGATGGGGAAGAAGGCATTTCAAGTTATTGGTGGTGGAAGCGTATGACCAGATGTAACAGGTTATGTAGTGCCAATAAGgctgaaacaaaggcagatttTGGAAGGCCTTAGATGCATGAAGCCATAGGGAGGTATGAGAAGTTTTCAAGCCAAGCTCTGACCTAATCAGAGTTGTGTCATAGGAATATTATTCTGACAATAGACAGTTTGGATTAGAGAGAAACTACAGTAAAGGAAAGTAGTTCGAAGTGATTAAAATAGTGTAAGAGAAATTTCCTAAAGAGTATCAACTCTGGTGTTTACATCCCCACTGCAAAATACCTGCTACATGGTCAGCTACCTTTTTCCTGAACTCCTCCCATTCTATTTAGAGTTTGGAAAGATAGGACTAGTTACACTCAGGAGCAGTGGGTTTAAGCGAAGCATGgggaagagaaattaaaaatgacttgGGTAATTGGAAGAGCAATGCAGCTGTTACCAGAAACTcaaggtttaaaaatatttcagctcAAATAAAAGGGCTGGAAACGCAATTAGAATTCCATCCTTATCCCCACCcccataaaacaaaatcaaaccgTACCAAAGCATTTATTCATAAGACTTGACATGTTATTACTTAGGATCAGATATCtgatgtatttttgtttatattttgctaCTAAGGAAAATTCTCAGGATAGCATGTACCTCCAGTATTGTAAAGTCTGCCAAGCATACAAGGCACCACGGTCACATCACTGCAGAAAGTGTAACAGGTACTGTCTTTGCTCCTCACTGGGGACTGATCAACTTTGTTATTGGTCTTCTGTTGTTCTTTTTACCACATCAGTCTTAGTTTTAGTCTCTACAAGGTGgcttctttatgaaaaaaaaaaaaaagttttcaaaatacttgtgtattttatccattttatctgTAAGTCATCAATTTTGATAATAAATAATCCCCACCTTTTTTTGTTATAAgtgaaaagattatttatttatttatttatttatttatttatttattttggaaaaatacacatttacttTGCTCCATGCCCTCCAAGAATAAAAAGTTATGCCTTCATGTGTTTCCATAGATCAGGATTAGTTGTGCTTGTCTCCTGTCATCTTGACTAGCGTTAGAATTGTTCTGAGCCTAAATTATAAGGAAGACCTGCCTTTTCTGTTATTTACGTTGactaacatttacattttatacaaATCTAATAGATGAATTCAGGTGCATGTTATCACAAGTGTTTAACAAAAAACTTAAAGGGGAGAAAATTGAGTCActataagaaatatgaaataaactaGAACGTTTTTAAACACCCAGCTATTCCACTGATTAATAAGAAATTTGTGTCGAGAATGTTTGAGGTTTAAGAAAACCATTTGTGGCAAATAAAGTTTGGTATGAGGCCAAGAAATTTTCTTGTAGCAACAAGGGAAGGAAGTTCAGTAAGACTTTGCTTGTTATACCTCATCTTATATTCCATAGTTAGCTTGCTTAGCTCAGAGAATCCACATCTAAAGGATgagaacaggaaggaaggaagttacaaGGTCTGCTGGGTCCCATCAACCCCAGGGGAGATTTAGAAGTGATTTTGTTGAGTCTCTGTTGTATTCCACTTCAGTCACTGCATTTCAGAGCTAGAGGAAGACCGGGAACCCACACGTATTTATAATGAACCTCTCAGCGGGCCTCCTGACTTCTTTAAATAAACTCACTTGTAGCAGACATCTCTTTCTCAGAAGCTATTACAAAGCCTGACTTTTCTTGTGCtgtttagaatttaaaagaagTCATGGTTCAGAgttatttaaaaactcataaagACTTTGCTTTCTGTTCCATGGAGTATAATTCCTCTGTGACTCATGAACATGCTGGATTCCTATTTGCTTGATCTTCTGAAGACCAAAGTTATTTAAAGTAGATTGGATTTTCTGCCTCATGtttaatgtaaatttttcttGTTAGATGTGTGATGAAGATGGACCATCACTGTCCTTGGATCAACAACTGTTGTGGTTACCAAAATCATGCTTCGTTCACACTGTTTCTCCTTTTAGCACCACTGGGTTGTATTCATGCTGCCTTCATTTTTGTTATGACTATGTATACACAGCTTTATAATCGGGTAAGTGACAGTGTTTGTTATAAAACCATTCATGCCAAATTAAATGgtagttatttttaagaagtcCCTTTTGGAAATATGATTTCTATGAATTAGGTTGGGAAACAGAACTCTGTTTTACCTgtatatgaatttcttttttaaaaaagtattaaaatttaatttttaaaaagattttatttatttatttatttatttatttatttatttatttatttaagagccagagcatggtggggggaggggaaggcagagggagaagcagacttgctgctgagtagggagcctgaggtgggactcaatcccaggaccctgagatcatgacctgagctgaaggcaaatgctttactgagctacccaggtgccccaaaatgtaatttttaagatgaggaaaatTACTTTGTTTTGGAAACTTACCTTACTAGCTGTAGTTGAAGttggtaatattttattactatatataaaatttattagattttacATTTCGTACCTATGATAAGAataattagagggaaaaaaaggaacaaaaagaaaaagacaacactaatattttatatttccatctaATTTATGAGGCAAGTTGTagttcttttgttcatttctaaTTCCAATGTCCGGGGAGGTAGCTCTTGAAGCAGACGCATGTCCCAAAATATCCTCAAGGAGATTAGGTTGACTTATGGACAAGTTGTCCGCAGATAAAGTTCAGAGGTTACAAATTCAATCCCTAAAGAGGCTTGGTGAGTAAATGAGTTTCCCAGGCCTGATGGGGCTGTGGCCTCTGGAGAACACATGCCTTTCACAGGTGGGATAACCCATATTCACCTCATCCAGTTTCTCATGTTTGGAAATCTAGTCCAGTAATACTAAGTCTTCTAGTTTTTCAGGGAAACTCAGAAAATCTGGACTTTTTTAGTatctcctgcctttttttttttctttttaagattttatttatttattcatgtgagacacagagagagggagaggcagagacacaggcagagggagaagcaggctccatgcagggagcccgatgtgggacttgatgctggaactctgggatcacgccctgggctgaaggcagatactcaactgctgagccacccaggcatccccatctcCTACCTTTTAAATTTTGGGACCTggctgaatattttaaaacatattacagATCAGCCAGTAGGCATCAACAGGCCATATTTGGTTGCATTTTGCCAATTTGTAACCTCTGGTTGTGCCACATAAGGGAAGAAGCAAGGAATTCTAagctctttttgtttcttttgttccaGTGGAAGATTCCTGTAGATATTGAAAAGCAAGGAAAAGATGGATGACACAGTTACAATTTAGATTAATGTCTAGTCCTAATCATGCATATTAATGTTAGTGAATTATGCCTTATGCTTTCTGAGGGGAAataattaagaacaaaaaaagtaacatttgaaaataactaAGAATGATATCCTCCATATTAgtaggagttcaagccccagtaTTAATTAGAAGCAAATTAGAAATTCATTTGCTTTTAGCCACAGTTTCAGTTtatcatttgttgttcttttttgaTCAAGTTGTTTAAATGTTCCAGTAGTCTGAAAATTTACATAAACTGAGTATTTCAagtgtgtgttgtttttgtagCTCTCCTTTGGGTGGAACACGGTAAAGATTGATATGAGTGCAGCCCGGAGAGATCCCCTTCCAATTATTCCCTTTGGATTAGCAGCATTTGCGGCCACCTTGTTTGCCTTGGGATTAGCTTTAGGAACAACCATAGCTGTTGGGATGTTGTTTTTTATCCAGGTAAGTTTCTTGGTTTACTCTAGCTAACAGTTGTCAACTTTCGAGCTGCTTATAATGAGAAAGAGATAAAACCtgcattagaaatgaaaattattgttACCTGTTCCATCTAGGTAACTAATCTCTGTACTAGTCAGGTAGTTTTGAAGTAACTTCACCAGAATTTccagataatttatttaatttttaatatgttatctTAGAGTTATATAtcactttatagtggagaaagcTCTCCTCACATTTATAGTCTCTTGATCTTCACATCAATCCCCAGAAAGAGCGGAAGAGGAGTATTTTCCCTTCCTTACAGCTGAGTCTTTGAATCACAGGCGAAATGACTTAACCCAGGATTACCCACTAATGTATTCAGTAGATGTAATTATTAATGCCATTTTATAATAGCATGTATTTAATCATCATCCTTATAATATAGccaatgtttattgagcacttattatgtacAAGACACTGTTTAGGGACATCACATgtagttcattttatttcaataacaACCCTATGGTACAGGTGCTATTTAATGCCTATTCTGGTGAACAACTGCTAATTTCTGAGGCtacaataatgaaaatgaaaagtgtcTGGCCCCTAGAGAAGTCACAATTAGCAGTAAACAGTTAATTCTGGCTCATGTGTGTATCGTAGGTTTATGTACAAAGTGCTGTGAGAACACAGAGGAGGAGAATGTGACCCTTGAAGAGATCACAAAACAGttatgacttatttcattcacttAATTAGCTTGTTCATGAATTGAAGGCCTGCTGTGGGCCAAGTGTTGTGCTCGACCCTAGGAATGTGATGAAGACTCCTTGCACCTGAGTGTTTGTACTGTGCCACACTGCCTCTGGACACAGCCAGACTGAAAGAAAAGGCAGACCTCGCATAGAATCAGAAATGCTGGCTTCAGGACCCTTGTGCATCACCCCactcttttaaattaaaactcattgtttttaaaatatgctggTTTTGGCTGTACTTCATGTTTTTCTATTAGCCTGGGatcaaattttttgaaaaaaactcCCCAAATGCCTCTAATTAATAATCACATTAGAAGTAAACTAAAACCCTATGGTGTAAATGGCCCCATTAGTGGAATTTGTTATAGCTAGGAGAATTGATTAATTGAATCAAGTCTGAATATATTCAGTTTTTGAGGCAAACAATATCTGGGTTGACTGAGGTACTTTCTTatagtaaataaattaatcataaaCTTAAGGTTAATTAAAGATAATGATAAGACATCTTAATAGCAAAGTGTACAAGTACTGATTAAATGGATTATACCAATGTTTTATTAATACTCTGGAAACCTTATTCAGAAGATAGCACTTAAAACATGAAGCTTTATTAAAATAGTGGATTCAGATTTGATTATGGATTGCCATAATCATCTTGTGGAAAGGCATTGTAGTTCAGGGCTTCAGAACAAAGACTTGAGAGTCAGATGGACCACACCCTGAGTGTGTTACTTAACCTTTGGTATCCTGGTCTCTTCATCAGTGGAATGGAGCAGTAAAAACTCTCATAGGGTTACTATGAAGATGATAATCTTAACCAAAGTTTCATCATAAAATTTTACtgtttatcatttaattttcagatgaaAATAATTCTCAGAAACAAAACTTCTATTGAATCATGGATTGaagaaaaggtaaattttaataattgtttccTTAATCTCAATAAAGATTAGTTCATAGGCCAGATTAACTAATAAATACCCACAAGTGAAAACTTCACTGTCAGATGGCTTTCTTAAGTCATTTGCTTGCCACATAAAAGGTAAAtataggaaagaaatattttgattcaTTCTTGGTTTAATATAATGCCCACAGAAATTTGCTTCTCATTCACCCCGAGTTGCTGAAGATGCCTAAGCCATACATTAAACCATTTGGCCATTATTTCTCAGATTAGGGGTGAAGACAGGCTATTTGGAAAGGAACCTCACTCCTACCAAGGTGCCATCAAGTTTTTTTCAGTGCTTTATAAGCCATATCAGATTGGGCTTATTATTGTTACCTGTTCCATGTATAGCTTGCTACAGACCTCACAACCTTTAAACGCACTCCATCCTATCTTGTGATTCTATTGTAAAAAGTCAATCTGACTACTTTGCTCCCTGCTTGAAGCTTCTCAGAGCTTCACCGTCACTGTAGCAGGGGTTA
Proteins encoded in this window:
- the ZDHHC6 gene encoding palmitoyltransferase ZDHHC6 isoform X1, with the protein product MDTFCSVIKFENLQELKRLCHWGPIIALGVIAICSTMAMIDSVLWYWPLHTTGGSVNFIMLINWTVMILYNYFNAMFIGPGFVPLGWKPENSQDSMYLQYCKVCQAYKAPRSHHCRKCNRCVMKMDHHCPWINNCCGYQNHASFTLFLLLAPLGCIHAAFIFVMTMYTQLYNRLSFGWNTVKIDMSAARRDPLPIIPFGLAAFAATLFALGLALGTTIAVGMLFFIQMKIILRNKTSIESWIEEKAKDRIQYYQLDEVFVFPYDMGSRWKNFKQVFTWSGVPEGDGLAWPVREDCHQYSLTIEQLKQKADKRIRSVRYRVIEDYSGACCPLNKGIKTFFTSPCTEEPRIRLQKGEFILATRGLRYWLYGDKILDDASVEGVSRIRGWFPRNCVEKCPCDAETDQAPEGEKKNR